CCTTCATctcctccgtttcaaattactcccaccatcccgaattacttgtcgtataaatgaatatatctagatgtatttttagTTATGCATACATTCATTTTCGCGACAAATAATtcaggacagagggagtataagctAGCCTCCgtattttgttttgttcacatgtgCGACGCGTGGTGGTTTTTTTTTAATGCAGTACAGACGCAagtgctcatatatacgcgcatacactcatccctatgaacgcacacacgctcaccctacccttatgagcacctccgagagactgagccggcatatcatcttgagatttttcaaagtcaccgtaggcgtctcgtagtcgatgggaacgtctcctcccacgaAATGCACATCgtcagaaatcctgaaataaatccaggataaatgcgagcaccaggacttgaaccctggtacACGTGCCACCTTAGGAATTGCTTCCTTCAATCTACGAATAGACGCAAAGAACACACTCATTCAACTCACCCTCTTCCCCTTACGAGATGCATGCAAAGGCCGATCATGTGGCAGGCCCGCAGGACATTGCTAGAGTTGTGGCCAGTCGAGGCAGGCCACGCGCCGGGATGGGAGGGGTGTTGgagtgggtgggggggggggggaggctgcGAGCACTTTTTTGAAAAAAGTGATTGCATTCGCAGCAATTGTTCACTTTTCCTAAAacaatatttcaaaaaatgttagcgCTTTAAAAGATGTCCATTTAAAAAAATTGTGCGTTTGTCGAAAAAAATGAAtggaaaactagaagaagaaaaaATCGACCACTACTATAACCAAGCTGCTACAGTGCCAGCTCGAACCGAGTAGCTATGTTCTTTTAGGCAAAACCGAGTCGCTACTGTGCCCATTGGTTTGTTTGGGTATGGTCCCAAGTGCCGTCTCGCTACATTGCATTGCAATGGGCCGACACAGTCAGGGGCCCACCTATGCGAAACAACAGCAAATTGCTGCAGAGAGGTGTCCCACATTCTACCGTTGTGTTACAGGATCATCAATGCAGTTAGGCATTTGCGATTGTTTATGGTTTACTTTGCTTTTAATAGGCCTTTCTGTTTTTAGCATAAAACTatgttttaaaaaaatgtgaacACTTATTTAATTGCATGAACATTATGTAGAAAAAGTGTGTGGAATTTTTTTATACATAACGCCTTGAATATTTTTAAAAGACATGTGTACATTAAAAAAACGCAATCGTCTTTCAAAAGCAGAAGCTTTTATAATGTTTATGAATGTTTTTTAAATTCtgatttttaaaaataaaaaaaattgagaaaaaatataaacattttttaaaGAGTTGAAActccaaaaaagaagaaaaacaatatTGGAAAAGGTATAAAAGAAAAAGAAGCTGGAAGAAAACCTGTGCAAAATATAAGAAAGAAAAAGTAACTAACTAGACAAACCGCTATGAAACTTGTGGGGAAAAAATCAAGTCGAAAGAAAATAGATCGTCCTCTCCTCATATTGTGGCCTGGCACATGACCCCTATGTATTTGCCGAACAATTTGACATCGTAACAGTCAAATAGGGAACTCTGGTGGGATAAATGCCAATGTTGGTCGGGCAGGTGCTCCAGTAAGCCCCTGCAGGAGCCGGGATACAACTAAAGGCCAGGACCTCAAGCAAGCAACATGAGATGAGCAGCATTCTTCTGGCCATTTATTTCACCaacaggcaggcaggcaaggtacCCTTGGTTCCATGTTCACATCTGTCAGGCAAATTAAGCAGCATCTGTCAGGCTGGATGCGCGACCAAGGGTGGTGGTCTGCCGTAAATCTGAGCAAAGCTGTAAGTTGCCGTTAGATGAAGATCAGACTGTCGACATTGAGCCCGCCCGGTTTGGCGCCAATCAACTGCTGGGTGTCGATTTCTTCAGTTAACAGCATGACAAGTGTCCATTTCTTCAGTTAACAGCATGACAAGTGTCCATTTCCTCAGTTAACAACATACAAGTTTCGAGTTCTTCACAAGATGATGCAGTCTAGTTCCTGACAAGGAGGGATATGTGTAAGTAAATGGCATGCTTCTGCCGGTCAGGGTTCATAATATTTTGTACTACACGGTATGAACGTGAACAAGTCCTCAGTGGATGTACCTAGTCATCGCAGAAATTTCTGAGTGACATGACAAGGCTAACAGGCTTTAGATATATCACCCAGCTGCAGGCTAGTGCTTCTGCTAGCCTATGCAGTGTTGCTGCGTCTTCCTTAGCATGGCTCCGCGAACTGGTCGCAAGTCAATTTGTCACCTCCTCGGCAGCCGGTTCTGAAATGTTTTCAAGCCGGTTAAATGGGTAAGAACATGTAGCTATCTTGCAGAGTTGCACTTCAGTGGAGCCTATTTACCCCGATCGCATGAATGAACATCTGCAGTTCCTTGCATGTTGTTCTTGGCAGGAGCCATGAGTAGGGTGCTATTGTCTAACAGTTCAATAAAGTTTTTCTTTAGAAAAATAAACTATTGAGCTAGCTAAAGCTAACTGAACGGGATTTCCGGGCGTCGTTTATTTGTCATTTACATCCCTGGCAAGAAATGGTGGATTGCATCAATGGTGGGGGCCACTCCGGTGTTGTATCTGTGTTGCAGGGCCAATAATGTACAGACACTGTCTAACTGCACCCCCCCACCCCAATGTTTTTTTGCTGTACATCGATGTAGTATGTAGTAGTATTTGGATGCGCTGTAAAACTTTTTTTTTGTCAATTATGAACAAATTTAAGATGTGTGAATATTTTTCTAAAAAATGTTAACAAGTTTGACAAGATATGAGCATTTTGcaaaacttttgtgaacattaagAAAAATATGATAGTTTTAAGAAAATGCATACAGTTTTTTTAAAAgttgattaacattttctaaaattataAAAGTTAGGTTTTGCCCAAAAGGTCCATAGCCTTGCGTTTTTAGGTGCAGTCTGGATGGCTTCATGGAGAAGGTCTGGACGACGCTCACTGTGTCAAAGTGTCGACGAATTGCCTAGGTGGGCCAGGGCAGTTCAGCGTCTGTGCTCGCTACAGGAGCTTTGCTGATTTTCTCTGCgggtttctttcttttcttttggtttttattcttttctctatttttttatGAACATAATGAATAATTTTTGAACACTTTTTTGAATTTTGCAATTTAAAAAAAAGAGTGAACAATTATTTCAAACTtgagaatttttttcaaaaatcataaatattttttaaaataaaagttgaaataaaacaaaaacaaagaaaaagaattaTAAAAGGAAATGAAAACTAAAAAAAACTCTGGAAAAAAAACTGTAAACCGAACCTCCACCAAACAAACTCAGCAAAATGTTGGGGGTTGAGACCCTTCCACAAATCTAATAGGCAGACACTGTGGACTGGCGCTGGGGTGTCGGTGACCAGGGAAAACCATGTTGGCATAAACAAAAGCAGCTCAGGGCAGGCAAGCAGACACATATATTCCATAGCATACATAGCTAGAGAGAAACATGTGCTGGTACTTTCAGGCAGGTACTCCATTCCATGTTACATCTGCTGGCAAACAACAGCGAGAGAAACATGTGTAAGTACCGGCATGGTTCTGCGGACAGGGTAAAAATACTTCGCGGTACACTGATACGGAACGGGCACAATACTAACCATCATGTAGAGCGCACAGTGTGAAGGCGTACCAGGATGTCAATGCTAAGTATACTTCATCCGAGGAAGTGGAAGAACCAAATGAGATTGGTCATTCTTAAGTACACTGTGTGAGGCATCACGAGGAACAGTTGAAACCAAACCCACCGATTGGTCATTCCTGTGTGGCTGTTGCAGTAGCAGAAGACTGCCGCAGTAACCACGGCCATTCTTGCTTCCAAGGAGATTGATCTACAAAACAAGGCAACATCATAACTGAAATTAGCTACCAACAGTGCATGCATATCTGACAGAAGTAGATAAAAGATCGATCAGAGCGAGGGAGACACTTACAGCCCCATCACTAGTTACTCAAGTATCGCATGTAACCACTTGAGCAGCAAGTAAATCCCTCGCATAATCGACATCCTGATTCATTGTTCACTTTTGTACTGGACGGTGACGGGAACATAAAAAGAGTAATCATAGAACTCTTAATAAAGGTAGAACAAAGTAGTGCTCGGAAAATGGTTGGGGAGCAAAAACGTGATCATGCATATATTGTTCAGAAAACTAAACCACTCACACATCACACCACCAAGCACCTAGACCTAGGCGAAGCTGTAAGTTGCTGTTAGATGAAGATCTGACGGTCGACGTTGAGCCCGTCCCGTTTGGCGCCAAACGACTGCTGGGTGTCGATTTCTTCAGTTAACAGCATGACAAGTGTCCATTTCTTCAGTTAACAACATGCAAGTGTCGATTTCTTCAGAAGACGCAGTCTGGTTCCTGACAAGTAGGGAGATGTGCAAGTAAATGGCATGGTTCTACCGGTCAGGGTTTAGAATAATTCTGTACTACACGGTATGAACGTGAATAAGGCTCACAGGCTTCAGATATAATACCACCTAGCTGCAGGCTATGCTTCTGCTAGCCTATGCAGTATTGCTGCTTCTTCCTTAGCATGGCTCTGCGGACTGGTTGCAAGTAAATTCGTCACCTCCTCGGCAGCTGGTTCTGAACATGTAGCTATCTTGCAGATTTCCACTTCAGTGAAGCCTATTTACCTCGATCGCATGAATGAACATCTGCAGTTCCTTGCGTGCTGTTCTTGGCAGGAGCCATGAGTAGGGTGCTCCTTTCGGTGCCAAATTCATAAATTTAAGTCTCAGACAATTCAAAACTGCAAGTTCAAAGAGTAGACAGAGACAAATTATGGTCAATTCATAAACTTACTGTGCAGCTCTGCCAGTCTGTTGGTGATGAGTAGTGCTTCGAAAGGGGAGATCTTCTGAACTCAAAGAAGTAAGAAGACCATGTCCTGGGCTGGGGGACAAAGCATTCTTTTGAGATTGAATATATCCATTTTTGACGAGTGTTTACTATACTGACTTAGtgaggaaagaaaataaaaaattaataaaGGTAATTTACATATTAATTTTATACCAAGACGAGATGGAACAACATAATAAACTAGTGTTAATCATTAATATGTTGCGATCATGCATCTTAGTGCCTTAATGGGGTTTTGCAATTTCAAAATTGCAAAGGGCCTGCAATGCATTACCTCCACTGTAACACTTGCACAAATTCACATCCAGACTGCTACTACTCCCCATGATCTGAATTGGCTCCACACGTGCACTGCTATGGTATACAGGCTATTCTTGTGAAGATCCTATATGCCAATAAATATCATTAAACAACAACAGTTGTGACGAATACAAGAATGCTTGGTATCAGTAGAATGTCAACTGAATTGAAAAACTACAAACCTTATCAGTAGCAAAACACTGACAACTCATTGTCTCCCATAATTATGCCAAGATACACCTTCAGTCTTTGATCCCTAAAACTGAACATTTTCCAGGTACACCTTCAGTCTTGATGAGTTTTTGGACAAAATGTAAACACAAGTGGCTAGAAAGCCCACCAAACAAGCATAAGAACACCTGAACAACAAGCCAACAGAAATTAGAAATGCAAGAACACCCGGTACTGATCGCAACGTAGAAGTATATGGAAAAAAAAATGTCACCTTAATATCAGTAGACTGACCCGAAGTCTCATTTATTCCATACTGATGTCGTACTGCTATCTTGATCGTGACACTCAAAATAGGAAAGTAGTCTGACACGTCTTAATGAAGGGATGGCAATAACCCAAATTAAGTGCAAATAGGAAGAAACCCGTTACATTGAAAAAAACACCTGCAGAAAGAACCAAAACAAATGTTTATCACAGGTTTCTAGGAAGAAAAGAAGAGAGACTTGCAGATCGAAGGCATTGGCTGATAATGATGTTGGTTTTCTCATTTGTGGAAAGACAAAATCTTAAATACTTTCACTGCCATTTTGAAGAAAATGGAAATCTAACATAACAGGAGCataagtggatatatatatatattttttttgcaGCGAGTATAAGTGGAAGTGGATATAATTGATATGATACAGCATTAGTAAATCTCCAATTTATATGTGCCTACCAGATTTATGTACAGGAAGGAAGACAGCGGCCACAAGACAGAGGCAAGTGTGTACGTATGGAAAGAGTAGAACACTACAAGGCTAGAAGAATATACATGGAAACTCCAAGGCACGGTCCTGCACAGTGGATGGGAACAAACACGGTATTATTAAGCAGTATTGCAGGAAAAGGGCAAAGTGGAAAACACAAGAAAGTATGTTTGTGTTGCCTTGGATCATTGTATTCTGAGTTCTGGGATGGTTCCCTCTAACCCCCTGCAGTGCTGTCTTAGCTTTTCATTGCACCCATATATAACAATTAGCTTTTGCAGTGATTCAGGGAGGCCACCGTTGGGCAAGGAAGAGACGGTTGCAGAGTGGATTGCTAATTCCTTGAGGCCGGTAAGGTTGCGCAGTCCTGCGGGGAGTTGCTGAAGATTGTGAAATTGCCAAAACTCTAGTTCCTGGAGGGAGGAGAGGAGCTGAAGGGCGTCCTCTTGCTCCTCGCTGAAGCGCTCCATCCCTTCAGACCCGTCCCCACAAAGTTTCAGCGTGGTAAGGGAGGACGAGAGGAAGCTGCAGATGGGTGCAGAAAGGAGCCCCGCTGCATCATCCGTCTCGAGCACCCGCAGTGTCTGCTGCTTTTCTCCTCCTTTAGCGTCCTCCCAACCATCAAAGAATCTAGGGCTCCAAGAGACTCTTAATTCTTTGAGCTGGGCCCCAGTGGTAAGGAGAGACCGCAAGCCCTGACATGTCAGATTCTCTCCACAACTCCACAGTTTTAATGTGACAAGAGAGGAGAGGTTTGAGAGGGGCTCCAGTGTCCCCATGCCTTTCACACTCATAAGCTCCAGGAAGTGCAGGGACGAAGGGAAAATGTGACGGGAAGGCACTATTTCCAATCTGGATAGAAACCTAGGGGAAGGCACTATGCTTAATCTCTGGAGAGTTTGCAAGGCTTGGAGCCCTCCTCTTCCAGGAACAAGAGTTGGCGGGTCCACCAGGACTAGCTCTGGGCAGTGACTGAACTCCAACTCCCGTAGTGAGCGACAGAGACGAGCTGGGAAGAGCAGCACCCCGTCATCATCTTCCTCTATCTCCGATATTGCTGCTGATGTTGTTTGATGCAGATCCACCCCCACTACCAGTTGTTTTATGTTTTTACACCATTTTATTTCCAATTTGGAGAGCTCCGGGAGGTGGGGGAGGAGCTCTGTCAAATCCTTGCCAATGATACCATTTATGTTGTAGATCTCAATATGCTCAATAGGAAGCTGCCATTCCACATCACCCTGACCTACTAGTGGTCCAACCAGACCATCTGAAAGGTGTACAATCAATGTCTTCAGCGATTTTAGCTTCAGAAGGTGCTTCAACTCCAGAGGTGGGCACCTCAGCAGTGTCAGCTTCTCAAGACATGTTTCTTTATCGAAAACTAACACTTGGTCTAAGCTATGCAGATCACCCCGTCCAACGAGATCCAATTCTGCTCTACCAGATGATTTTGAGTACACAAACTCCTGTAGTAACTTTACATTTTTTATCGTGGCACGACGCAGACTGTTAATCCAGGAGATGGGAATCGCCGATGAGAATTCTGGACAGCCCTGTATCTGAAGCTCTTGTAGTCTGGGGAAACAATCTGGGGAAACAATGTGGTTTGAGAAAGGCAACCCCAAGAGCTTCGGCCAATCTCCAATAATTAGACCTTGCAAAAGAGGGAACATATGAGCATCTTGTAGTGAGTCAAAGAGATGAGCTGGGAAGAGCAGTGTCCCATCATCATCGTCCCCTTCTGCTGCTGTTACTTCATCTTCCTCCATCCCCATTGGTTGCTGATACCGCCGCGAAAACATCATTTCCCTGCTTAGATGAGGAATTATTTCGAGTTTGGAGAGCATTGGGAAGTGGGGGAGGAGCTCTGTCAATTCCTTTCCACTAATACTTTTTAACCACTCGATCCTCATATACTCAACAGGGAGCTGACATTCCCCATTACTCTGACCTCCTAGTGGTCCAACCAGACTAACTGAACATTTTACAATCAATTTCTTCGAGTTTAGCATCAGAAGGTGCTTTAACTCTAGAGGTGGGCACCTCTGGAGTGTCAGCTTCTCAAGACTTGTTTTTTCATCGAAAACTAACACTTGGTCTAAGCTATGCAGATCGCCCTGTCCAATGATTTCCAATTCTGCTCCATCAGATGATTTTGAGTACTCAAACTCTTCTAGTAGCTTCACATTTTTTATCGTGACATGACGCAGACTTTTAATCCAGGATATTGGAATCACTAATGAGAATTCTGGACAGTACCGTATCTCAAGCTCTTGTAGTTTCGGAAACCAATCTGGGTAAAGAATGTGGTTTAAAACTGGAAACTCCAAGATTTTCGGGCACCATTTGATAATCAGCACTTGCAAAGCAGGGAAGATATGAGCATCCCTTGGCGACACATCTCCACCCAGGGAAGACTCTAGTTCAGTTGTGTAAACGCATTTTTCAAAACTTCCTAGGCCAAGGAGTTCAAGCTTCATTAGCACGCAAAAACTTTTCCCTATAATAAGCTCCTTCAGTCTGGCCATATCCTCCAACCTTAGTTCACGAAGATCCCACAAATCACGCAGCCATGTTGGACAAGAAGGACCTCTGTTACCTCTAATGCACAACACTTGAAGATCTCGATGTGGTTGAAGGCTCTCAAGAACCATTGCTTCCATACCAGGCTCAACACTAGATTGCTCACTATCCCAGTCCAATGTTAGCCTCCTCAAGCATTTTTTTCTCAATTAGCTTTGCTTGAGCTGCCTCGTCTTCTGTATGTATTTTCTCAAGGTTGTAGATGCTAAGCTCCCATAGCTTGGTCAAATGCTCTAGCTGCTTTGGTTCAAATCCTTCATTCTTTTTATTGACATGAAATACCTTCAACTTTTCTAAGAGTTTAAGTTTTCCCACATTATAAATATCATAATGAAGCCCAGCATCTCTTGGGGTATAATAGTGGCACAATTTTGCAAGGTTGCACATGTCTTCGGGAGAATCACCACTGCCACCCCACCTCTTAAGATCTAGAACCCTTAAATGATAAAATTTAGAGATGTTAGGTGGTAATTGCATCTGTCTCTTCCATGTTCCTAGACATAGGCATCGTAGGTGGACAAGTCTTGAAAAGTTATGTAAAACAGACTCCATGGGGTACATCAGGTGGGGCAAATAAAGAACACGAAGAGCATTTGTttccccaaaaaaatcaccaaataTCTTGGCAAAACTTTCATCCATTTCTCCAAATAACATCAATGTTTGTAAATGTCCAATTGTCAATATTGTCTTCATTTCTTCCAATTCACTCTTTAATTTTTCACCAGACACTACATCATATTCACCTAAGTCCTCTGTGCTTATAGACAAGTGGCGGGTGGTTGGCTGAATTTCTACTGATGCAACATTAGGGAGACGTAAACTAAGACAATCATGAGATGCAACCTTCACTGCCAAATCATGCAGTAGGTCATGCATAACATAACACGGATCACCATCAATTTTCTCTTCTCTGAAAAATCCATGGATGACTAACTCCTTTAAATTTCTGAAACCTATGTCTTCAAGTGTTTGATTTTGACTATCAGGTATCAAAATATCTAGTCCGATCCACAGGCTGATGAGCTCACGGCTTCTGAATGGGTAATCTTCAGGAAATAATGCAGAATAGGAAAAACATTGTTGCAGGTGGAAAGGGAGAAAGACATAGCTAAGCTCCAAGGCAGGCATAATCCAATTGTCATTGGTCTGCTTCAACCATTCTTTACTTTCTAGGACACTTATCCAATGAGGCAAACTAAGGTTTGTCCTGAGTAATCTACCAACAGTCTTTGCTGCAAGAGGGGAGCACTTCAGTTTTTCCATGATCTTATCTCCAATCTCACACAAATGAAGTTTATCCCTTGGATATTGCTCTGCATCAAAGACATATACAAGGAATAACTTCCTAAACTCTTCAGGTTCTAAACCGTTCAGTTCTTTTGGCTCTTCAGATTTCTTAACCTGGTCTGCTATTTCTTTTTGCCGAGTTGTGACTAGAATCATGGAACCCTTTTCTTCTGATTGACCTACTGTCGACAAAAGATTTTTCCACTCATCTCCATTACTAATCTTCCAGATATCATCCAATACAAGTAAGAATCTTTTGGTTTTTAATCTTTGTTCAATCAGCTCTTCTGGTCGAACATGCTTTTTTTCACCTTCAACTGGAGTGGTATATTTTTCAATCTCTTCTAGCACCTTACCCAGGTTGAAATTGAACGACACACATATCCAAATCCTGACCGGAAAATGGTTCCGCACTTGCTGGTTGTTATATATGTGCTGTATCAGAGTTGTCTTCCCAATTCCCCCCGGACCAATAACCGGAAGCACAGTTAGACCCTTGTCACAGTATTGACCCTCAGTGATATCATGTATGATGCTATTCATGACACGGTCCCTCCCATACAATTTTGGTTCTGCACTCTGAGGTGTGGTGAGGAGACGATGCTGGGCAATGTCTAGGGCAGCTCTAGGGCAACAATGTATCAGAATCTTGTCAACCTTCTCACTCCCCAGCTTTAGTTGCTCTACAGTTTGCTTCATCCTTCGAGAGAAATCAACCCTATTAAACTCAGGCATTGGTGTTTCTTGCGCATTGGCACtatcttcatcaccaccaccgaCACGTGGATGTGGGGAACATGAGGACAGGAGAAGTTTACCGAGGTTGGGCATGCATCCACTGACCTCCCGGTTGGCGTCTGGCGCCGAGAACGAATCACCGAGTGACCTCTGCTGGAGCTCAGCGCGCTGCCAAGGGAAACAATTGACCAGTTTGCCAAGAGCTTTGATGGTGTGGCAAGCATCGCGGGCGAGGTCACGGATGACACCATTGCCGTGCTGGTCGGCAGCATCGTACGTGCCATGGAGCTCGTCGTGGATGCGAAAGTAATCCAGCTCGTCCAGCAAGTCCTCGGCATCATGCACCGAGTCCCGCAGGTTCTGCAGCAGCTTCTCcgtagccggccggccggcaagATCCTTGGTGGCAGCTGTTTCAAGTGTGGCCTGCACCTGCAGCAGTTCCGCGCTGAGGGCCCCGATGTTGAGCCCAAAGTTCCTGCCGTCCGCCCACGCCTCCAGCACGCCATCCGCAAAGGGGGCTAGTGCCTTGCCCAACACCCGTTGCACCGCGTGGAGGGCCGCGTCGGCCATCCCCTGGCTGGATGCAGGGATGGACAACGGCACCTGCATCCAGGAATCAAAAGTAACTCGATGGTAAATAGGCTGTTGGTAGCTGCAAACTACTGTAAAGGTGAGGAGTTAGTATTATTACATACCTTGACGCATGCGCACCAGGTGCCGGTCTGCCGGCTAGCTGCAAAAGGGGGTAGGATTGAGTTGAgtcgttgagagagagagagagggatctgATTTTGGTACCTGCTgctgtgcggcggcggtggcgtggtgACGGAGGCGACCGCGCGACGGCCAGGGGAGGAGGCGACAGGAGCTGCGCCGCCGGCTGGCGAAGCAGGAAAGAAGAGCAGCAGGGCCGGGCAGGGAGAGCAGGGGGTGCCGGCCGGGGAGAAGACAGCGTGAGTGAGAGTGAGCGAGAAACAGAGAGTGGAGTGAGTGAGTGAGAGAAAAAGATCCGTTTGATTCCTCAAAGAGAATGCCTCGTACAGTACTGCATCTGTCACACCGACTAAAGAAAAAGACTTTCCTGGATAAAATTAGGACCGGCCGAAAATTACGCCGGTCAAACGCGAGCCACGCGATGGAGGAAAATTACACGGCCACACACACGACTCTTATCTCTTGTAGTAGCAACTTTTTTGGCCGAGGGTTGTAGCTTTTCTTGTTGCCGGTCGCAGCTTCTGCCATGCCGGTAGTAGCATTTGCGATCAACAGCATGCTTTCGTCCAGTCGCCATTGTAGCTTTTCCATCGCCGGTGGAAGCTTCTGCCACTAATGGTTGCAGCACCCCATGATGCCGGTTCCAGCAAACGTGCAGCTCGTGGTCACCGCATCATTTTTGAAGCCACGCCGTACCCATTGCTGGTGGTCGTCGTTGCCAGTGTTGACATATATGAGCATGCAGCTTCCCTGCCGCGACCAGCAGCAGCGATGGCGTGATTCGGTGGCTTGTACCAACGACTCGGATGGCGCAGCGAAGGCGTGTGGTGCAGGCCCGGCCAAATCTCGTTTTCCCGAAGCGACATTGATGCTACAACCAGCGCCCGCGGTGTTACAACCGTTGCCGGCAATGTTGGCACCGACGGCGCGATGAGCGGCGAGCAATGAAGCCAGGGGCCGCAGTGCTACAATCGTTGTCGTGGTTGCTGGAACCGACGGCGCGACGAAGCTACGAGCGGCGGACGCCGGCCGACCAGGCAAGACGACTGGACCTGGATGTCTGGATTGACAATCTAGTCCTGTCATTCACACTAGTCCTGTCCCGAGTCGAAAACCACTGAAGCAAAGCCAAGAGCGTGACATGAGAGGGCGGGCTCGCAAAACTGAGTGC
This region of Triticum aestivum cultivar Chinese Spring chromosome 2D, IWGSC CS RefSeq v2.1, whole genome shotgun sequence genomic DNA includes:
- the LOC123050947 gene encoding putative disease resistance protein RGA3, giving the protein MADAALHAVQRVLGKALAPFADGVLEAWADGRNFGLNIGALSAELLQVQATLETAATKDLAGRPATEKLLQNLRDSVHDAEDLLDELDYFRIHDELHGTYDAADQHGNGVIRDLARDACHTIKALGKLVNCFPWQRAELQQRSLGDSFSAPDANREVSGCMPNLGKLLLSSCSPHPRVGGGDEDSANAQETPMPEFNRVDFSRRMKQTVEQLKLGSEKVDKILIHCCPRAALDIAQHRLLTTPQSAEPKLYGRDRVMNSIIHDITEGQYCDKGLTVLPVIGPGGIGKTTLIQHIYNNQQVRNHFPVRIWICVSFNFNLGKVLEEIEKYTTPVEGEKKHVRPEELIEQRLKTKRFLLVLDDIWKISNGDEWKNLLSTVGQSEEKGSMILVTTRQKEIADQVKKSEEPKELNGLEPEEFRKLFLVYVFDAEQYPRDKLHLCEIGDKIMEKLKCSPLAAKTVGRLLRTNLSLPHWISVLESKEWLKQTNDNWIMPALELSYVFLPFHLQQCFSYSALFPEDYPFRSRELISLWIGLDILIPDSQNQTLEDIGFRNLKELVIHGFFREEKIDGDPCYVMHDLLHDLAVKVASHDCLSLRLPNVASVEIQPTTRHLSISTEDLGEYDVVSGEKLKSELEEMKTILTIGHLQTLMLFGEMDESFAKIFGDFFGETNALRVLYLPHLMYPMESVLHNFSRLVHLRCLCLGTWKRQMQLPPNISKFYHLRVLDLKRWGGSGDSPEDMCNLAKLCHYYTPRDAGLHYDIYNVGKLKLLEKLKVFHSLQPHRDLQLQIQGCPEFSSAIPISWINSLRRATIKNVKLLQEFVYSKSSGRAELDLVGRGDLHSLDQVLVFDKETCLEKLTLLRCPPLELKHLLKLKSLKTLIVHLSDGLVGPLVGQGDVEWQLPIEHIEIYNINGIIGKDLTELLPHLPELSKLEIKWCKNIKQLVVGVDLHQTTSAAISEIEEDDDGVLLFPARLCRSLRELEFSHCPELVLVDPPTLVPGRGGLQALQTLQRLSIVPSPRFLSRLEIVPSRHIFPSSLHFLELMSVKGMGTLEPLSNLSSLVTLKLWSCGENLTCQGLRSLLTTGAQLKELRVSWSPRFFDGWEDAKGGEKQQTLRVLETDDAAGLLSAPICSFLSSSLTTLKLCGDGSEGMERFSEEQEDALQLLSSLQELEFWQFHNLQQLPAGLRNLTGLKELAIHSATVSSLPNGGLPESLQKLIVIYGCNEKLRQHCRGLEGTIPELRIQ